From the Ferviditalea candida genome, the window CAATAAATAGTCGTTAATCATGCTCCACGGGGGGTATGCAGGCTGTTCATGATGACGGGAACCGGATCGTTAATGATCCTATTGTCCTTCAGGTAATGATTGACCAAGTCAGGATGGCCGACACATACGATTTCCTCGCTGTAGATCTTTTCGTTGTTAACTAACGGATTTGAAAAGATGATGCTGGTAAAAGCCAAATCAATCGTTTGGTCAAGCAGCATATCGAATATTTCCTGAGACGCGGCAGTCAGAATTTTAATCGGATTTTAGTTGCTCAAATGAAAAGAGCGGACGATTTTCGGGGGCATTTTGATGCATATGGTAGGAGTGCCGGCAATGATTAATTGTTCGTCCTTCTCGCCCTTCAGCATCTTTGTCCCCTCTTCCAAAATGGAAGAAACTCCTTTCCCTGCTTGGTCATCGAAACGGATTTGGGTGTCCGGTGCAATAAAGCAACCCAAGCTCATCCTTCCAATAAGAATTAATCCCCGAGCATATATGGGAGCCACATGGATAGGTCGGGAAAATAGGTGATTATTAATAAATCGACGGCAAGAAGTAAAATAAACGGAAAGATAGCTCGTACAAGACGGCCGAATTCCACGTTGGCAATGCCCTGCACGATAAACAGATCCAAACCGACCGGCGGAGTAATCAGACCGATGGATAGGTTGACGACGATAACCAGGCCGAGGAATACCGGATCGATTCCAACAGCATTGGTTAATGGAAGCAAGAGTGGAGTTAGAATCGTAATCGCAGCTGAAGCGTTCAAAAAACAACCGGCAATAAGCAGCAAAATATTAATCAACAGCAGAATCATATAGGGGTTTTCCGTCACCCTTATGATCAGGTCGGCCAATTTTTGCGGAATCTGGTCGGCGGTCAAAATCCATCCGAAAAGGTTCGCTGCAGCAATAATGAAAATAACCATAGAGGTTGTGACCGCCGCTCTTTGGAAAATTTCGGGCAAATGTTTCAGCTTCAGATCCTTATATACGAACATTCCCACGACCAGCGCGTAAGCGGCGGCAATGGCGGCCGATTCTGTCGGTGTAAACACCCCGGCCCGGATACCCACGATAATGATCAAGGGCAGCAGCAGTGCCCAAATGCCTTCTTTTAAGGTTTTCCGGAATTCCGGGAATTGAAAGGTGCTCTTTTCTTTGTCATATCCTTTTTTCTTGGAGATAAAGTAGTTAAGGAACATCAGCGAAAAGCCGATGAGAATCCCCGGCATGATTCCGGCAGTGAATAAAGCACCGATGGATACACCAGCGGTTACCCCATAAACGATCATCGGAATGCTGGGCGGAATAACCACGGCAATGGTTCCCGCGGTAGCAATCGTGGATGCGGCAAAAGCTTTATCGTAGCCTTTTTTCTCCATGGCGGGAATCATCATTTTTCCGATCGCCGCCGTATCCGCCGCCCCCGAGCCGGAGATGCCGGCAAAGAACATGCTCGCCAAAGTGGAAACCTGGGCCAACCCTCCAACCGACCAGCCGACACAGGCAAAAGCAAAATTGGTAATTCTTTTGGCCATGCTTCCCGTCATCATCAGCTCTCCGGCCAGCATAAAAAAGGGAATCGCCAGCAGGGCAAAGGAATCAACCGAGGTGAAGAACCGCTGCGCTACGACTGTCAACGGGACGGGAACGGCGCTCAATACAATCGCACATATCGATGCCAAGGAAAGGGATATGGCAATGGGTACGCCGATGAGCATGAGAGCGAACAACACTATGGCTATTAAAAGAAGCATGCTTTCCCACCTTATCTTATTTTTTGCCACATAAGAGTTTATAAGTTTTCGGATCGGGAAAAGACAAACTCTTATTGGCATGAAAAACTTCCTTTGCTTCCGAAGTGGTTTACTGCGTAAACCTGTAGGTCCAGCTTCTTTGAAGGACTTCGATGGAAGTTTTTCTTATGGCATGGATGCATGGAATATATCTTTTTTCTCGGTCTGCCCCCCTGTAAGTTCTTCAGCCAAAAACAGAATGGAATGAATCAGACTGAAGAAGGCGCAGCAGATCATTGATATGTAGACCCAAGCCATATTGATTTGCAGTGAAGGAGATAATTGCCCGTTGGTGATGTTAATCATTTCGATTCCTTTAATCATCAAAATTAAGAAAAACAAAGAGTTGAAGAGTTCTACCGCAATCCCAGAAACGCGTTTCCACTTCAAAGGAAGAAAATTCGTAACAATCTCTACCTGCGCGTGCCCCTTCATTTTATAAACCACCGTGATTCCCAAGAAGACAGTCCATATAAAAAGATAGCGCACCAATTCCTCCATCCAGGGGAAATTGAATATACTCAAGATGCTTTGGGAAACAAATTTCGTCATAAAAGGGCTGAGCAAAACGTACCTGGAGAAAACCTGATACACTGTCGCCAGAAAAGCCAGTGACAAGGCAACGGCTAATCCATACTTTGAAATCGTGTCGACGAATCGGCTTAGCGCCTCTAACGATTTTTTCATCATTTCCCCTCCAAAATTACAGGAATGGGGAGGGGTCCCCCCCACCTATTCCATACTTCTGATTTTGTCGATAAGATCCTTTCCAAGCTTGCCTTCAAATTCTTTGTAGACGGGCTCCACCGCTTTGCGGAAGGAATCCAAGTCGGGCTTTTCTTCAATAACCATGCCCGCGGATTTTAATTTTTTCATAAAACCTTCGTCCAGCTGCGCGTTGAGCTGTCTTTCGTAATTTCCCGCTTCGACGGCCGCATCCTTTACGATCTTTTGCAGGTCGGCCGGCAGTTTATCCAATGCCGATTTGCTTACCAGAAAGACGGCTGCATCATAAGTGTGAGCAGTAAGTGTCATGTATTTTTGCACTTCGTTGAACTTGTTTTGCGTAATCTGTGCCAGCGGATTTTCCTGGCCGTCCACCACTTTTTGTTCCATCGCCGAATACAGCTCACCGAATGGAATGGGTGTTGGTGTAGCTCCTAAAGCTTTGACAAAGGAAACATAAACGGGCGATTCGAGAACGCGGATTTTCAACCCCTTGACATCAGCAGCCGACTTGATCGGCCTTACGTTGTTCGTCATGTGCCGCCAGCCGTTTTCCCAATAAGCCAGATTGACGATTCCTTTGCTTTCCAAATCGGCGGACAGCTCTTTGCCGATATCCCCGTCAAGCACTTTAAGCGCATGATTTTTATCTCTAAAAAGATATGGCAAGCTAAGAACATTCAACTTGGGTGCAAAGTTGGCCACCGGCGCCACGGATCCTACATGAAATTGAATGGTTCCGAGCTGCAGGCCTTCAATTTCGTCGCGCGCATTGCCCAATTGACTGCTGGGGAAAATGTCAATTTGAATCCTTCCTCCGGATTTCTCTTCCACGATCTGCTTGAATTTCTCAGCGCCTTTTTGATATGGATGATCCGTGGTTTGCAGATGACCCAATTTAAACACATATTGCGCTGAATCAGATTTGGGTGCGGATGATGCGGATGAAGCAGATGATGCTGTTGATGCAGAGGGTTTCGCGGAATCAGCTTGTTGCTGTGCGCCGTTTCCCTGTTCTTGCTGCTTAGGGCCGGAAATCGCTTTTCCGCAGCCTGCCATAGTGATCATTAAAGCAATAATGACGATCCAATTCCAAGTTTTTTTCATAGCTTTTCCCCTTTTCATTTTATTTTACTATATCTTCACTATAAATAAAGCGTTTTCAAAACATCCTCCTAACTTTAGACGGATCAACTTACTTTTGGCAGATATTTTTGATTTGGTAAGCGGTCAGTCCAATTGTTTTTGAATACCCATATTGAAGCATGATTCCAAATAAATTTCAATACTTTATGATTATTGTGGTTTATAAATTATTATTATTAAAAAGATAATATATATTGATATAATACCTTTAATAACGCCAATTATTAAAAAAATATAACAAATTTACGCGAGATTTCTTGCCGATTCTCAAAAAATAGGCTTGTTATTTTAAATTTTATGAATTATACTTTTCGATAAATTGGTAATACCACTTACCATTAATCAAAATAAGGAGGTTTGTCATGCACAAGTTTTTGATTCACAAAAAAGGTGATCACGTAGGTGTGGCTACTTCGGGTATTGAGGCCGGAGAAAAGGTCATCGGCGTGTTCATGGACGATGAAACTACAATTGAAGTCGTTTCCAATGGAGCAATTCCCTTGGGCCACAAGATCGCTATCGAGAATGTGGAAGCGAAAGGATCGGTCATCGAATACGGACTCCCTATCGGCTATACACCCGAAGGCTTGCAGGTCGGCGATTATGTGCATACCCATAACATAAAAACATTGAGGTGGTAGAAATGGATAAACAATTATACGGATATCGGCGTGAAAATGGAAAAGTTGGCGTTCGCAATCATGTTATCATTTTACCGGTAGACGACATCTCCAACGCAGCCTGCGAAGCGGTAGCCAAAAACATCCAGGGCGTGATGGCTCTGCCGCATGCCTACGGCCGTTTGCAATACGGACAGGATTTGGAGCTGCATTTCCGCACCATGATCGGAATCGGCTCAAACCCCAATGTGGCTGCTGTCATCGTCATCGGAATCGAAGAAAACTGGACAAACATCATCGCTGATGGCATAGCCAAAACCGGAAAGCCGGTTGCTTCTTTCTCGATCGAAGGGAACGGGGATCTTGAAATTATCCGCCGCGCATCATGGAAAGCGAAAGAATTTTCGCAATGGGCATCCGAATTGCAAAGGGTTCCTGTCGAGTTAAAAGACTTGACGATCAGCATCAAATGCGGCGAATCCGACACAACCACAGGACTTGCTTCCTGTCCGACCGTCGGACTGGCGGTAGACCGTTTAATTGATGCGGGCGCGACTGTATTTTTCGGGGAAACGTCCGAACTTACAGGGGGCGAGCACCTGATTGCGGACCGCTGTGTTTCTCCCGCAGTCAGAGAGAAATTCATGAGAGCTTATGATAACTATGTTGCTGAAATCAAGTCGCAGGGCGTTGATCTGCTAGGTTCGCAGCCGACCCAAGGAAATATTGCCGGCGGATTGTCCACCATTGAAGAAAAAGCGCTGGGCAACATTGAGAAAACGGGTACGAAACCGATCGTCGGTGCGCTGGAACCGGCTGAAATGCCGCAATCCGGTCCCGGACTGTATTTCATGGATTCTTCATCCGCTGCTGCGGAATGCGTTACATTAATGGCTGCCGGCGGCGCTGTCGTTCACTTCTTTCCAACAGGTCAAGGCAACGTGATCGGCAATCCGATCGAGCCGGTCATTAAAGTATCCGCAAACCCGAAGACTGTGACGACGATGAGCGAACATGTTGATGTGGATTGCAGCGGCCTGCTTTCGCGGGAAATCAACTTAACCCAAGCCGGGGATATGCTTATGGATTATTTGTGCCGCGTAGTCAACGGCCGATTGACAGCAGCGGAAGCGCTTGGCCATAAAGAATTCTCCATGACCAAACTGTATCGCAGCGCTTGATCGATAATGACCGCATCAAATAGTTGGGTGCCTCCGGTATCCAACTATATTTATTTCATACGGCGGAGGTATTCGCATGACTGAAAAACCATATGATTCTCACGAATTATTTCTCTTTGCCTTGCAGATTTTTACTTGCTTGGGTATGCTTGAAGAGGATGCAGCCATTGCCGCGGATTCCTTGGTTCGCGCCGACCTCGAAGGCAATGAAAGCCACGGCATCAGCCGTCTGGCGATTTACGCCAAACGGCTGCGGGAAGGCCGTATCGCTGCCCGGCCCGAAATCGGCTTTGAACGGTTTCATTCGGTCCTAAAGGTAGACGGCGGCAATGGATTGGGCCAGGTCGTATCCTATCGGGCCGTTGAGGCCGCAATGTCCATAGCCCGCGAAACGGGAATCGCGGGAGTTTTCGTCAGCAACAGCAATCATTTCGGAACAGCGGCGTACTTTTGCCAAATGGCCTGCCGGGCCCACATGGCCCTGATTGCGATGACCAATTCGCCGCCGGGCATTCCGCCGTGGGGAGGTAAAAAGCCCTATTTCGGCACCAACCCGATTGCTTTCGGATTTCCCGCAAGGGAGGAGCCGCATGTTATCGTGGATATGTCGTCAAGTGTGGTGGCCCGGGGCAAAATTATTTTAGCTGATAAATTGGGGGAATCGATCCCTCCGGGCTGGGCCATTGATGATGAAGGCGTGCCGACCACAGACCCGGCGGCAGCCCTGCGGGGCGCGGTGCTTCCGTTGGGGGGAGCCAAGGGATATGCCCTGGCTTTGGCTATCGAAATCATGACCGGTGTTTTAACGAATGCAGCATTTGGCCCGCATGTGAACAATTTATATAAAGATCAAGATCCTCCTGCCAATGTAGGGCATCATTTCATCGTTCTCAATATTGAAAAATGGATGCCGATGCAAGAGTACTATGGCCGGATGGAACAATTTTTGCAGGAAGTGAAAGCCGTCTCAAAGGCCAGGGATGTACGCGAAATTTTTTATCCCGGAGAACGCCGCCATCATACATATGCAACAAGAAAACAGCAGGGAATCTTTCTTTCCGAGGAGGTTCGAAACGAGCTGATTCGTCTTGGGCAAGAGTGCGGTGTTCCCCTATTCGCCAATTAATACTGGGTAAAGGATTGGAATCCATGAAAATTATCGTTACGGAACTGAATTGGCCTATCGGCAATCAACTGTTGGAGCAGCAAGGCTGGAATGTCGTCTACGATGCTGATTTATGGAAAAATCGGGAGCGATTGCAGCAGGAGCTTCAAGATGCGGATACGGTCATTGTCAGAAATCAGACGAAAGTGGATGCCGAATTATTGGGCTGGAAGCATGATCTCAAAGTAATCGGCCGATTGGGTGTTGGTCTGGACAATATTGATTTGAAATCGGCTGCAGAGAGAAATATCTCCGTGGTCTATGGAAAGAATGCCAATGCGACCTCTGTTGCGGAATACGTTGTTTCTTCACTTTTTACCTGTTCGCGATTAATGGTCGAAAGCTCCGGGGATGTGAAGCGGGGAAATTGGAATCGCAAAAAATACACGGGGACCGAAATATACGGAAAAACGATAGGCTTGATCGGGGTCGGCGAGATTGGCCACCGTGTGGCGCTTCGCGCCAAAGCGCTCGGCTTGCGTGTTTTGGGCTTTGATCCTTTTGTAGCTCCATACGATTTTCAAATAATGGAAACAGGTATTGAAATGGTTAAGTTCGAACATCTGCTTGCGGAATCCGACTTTATCAGCCTGCACATTCCGCTGACCGCACAAACGCGCAATTTGATCGACATAAATGCGCTGTCCCGGATGAAACCGACTTCATATATAATTAATACGGCACGGGGAGGCATTGTCAACGAAATGGATCTGCACCGGGCTTTGCAGGAAAAGAAATTGGCGGGCGCCATTCTTGACGTGTTGGAAAAGGAGCCGCCGGAATCCGATCATCCCCTGCTTGATTTGGATAATTGCCTGATTACTCCGCATATTGCGGGGTTGACGGAGGAATCTCAGATTCGGACGTCCGAACTCGTGGCTCGGGAAGTCATCCGGGAATTGTCGGGAAAAATATCTTTGTGCCGAGTATGATGAAAGGAAGGGAGTCTTATGTTCAAGTCCATTAACGAAGAGAAAAAAACGTTGACCAAAAAAGTGGTGGACCATGTCCGGGAATTGATTATCACGGAACAGCTCAAGCCCGGCGACAAGCTTCCGGCAGAGAGAGATCTCGTGGATATGATGGATGTAAGCCGCCCAACAATTCGCGAAGCCTTTAAAATATTATCTGCCATGGGCTTTATTAAAATAAGGCCGGGTCACGGGGTGTTCGTGTCGGACTATAACGACCGGATTGATAATCTAGCCGCCTTCCTCTTTGTGCAATCCGATACGATCCATGAATTGTTTGAGGTGCGGAAAATCATTGAAACCGAAACCGCTTCTTGGGCGGCCAAACGAGGCACGGCGGATTTCCTCGAGCAAATCCACGCCCAAACCAACGAGATTTACAAAAAAGTGGTCGTTGACAAAGAATTTGAGAGTGTTGAGGAAAAAGAACGTTTCCTGTCCGAATCGGATCAGGCATTTCATTTGTCGATTGCCGAAGCTGCAGGTAATGAAGTGCTTCTGCGCGTCATGAACAATTTGATTGATTTACTCCGTGAAACCCGCATGCGTTCAATGAAGGTTCCCGGACGTGTCGAGCAATCGCTTAAAGAACATATATGGATCGCAGATGCTTTAGTCGCCCGAAAGCCCGAATTGGCCCGCGATCGCATGTTCAATCACTTGAGCAGCGTGGAGATGGACCTTGCAAAGGAACTGGAAGAAAATCATTGATAGCAATAGACAGGTACACTGCACACGCACACCGCGAATAGCGCTGCAGTGAAAATATTGCAGGCAAAAGTTCCCTGACTCTCTCTTGTCAGGGAACTTTTGTTATAATTTATAGTATGGTCAAGCAGGCCGAAGGCTTCTGACAAGGAGAAGATCGAAGCGGAAAGGGTGGTTGGCGTTAATGAAACTGATACATACGGCTGACTGGCATCTGGGGAAATTGGTGCAGGGCGTTTATATGACGGAAGACCAGCAATATATTCTTGAACAAATGATAGAAGACATAGAGAAGGAGAAGCCGGACGCCGTCGTCATCGCAGGCGATCTGTACGATCGGGCGGTTCCCCCGACAGAGGCGGTGCAATTGCTGGACCGCGTGCTGGAAACGATCGTGCTGCAGCTGAAGGTTCCGGTGCTGGCGATCGCCGGCAATCACGACAGCCCGAGCCGCCTGAACTTCGGCAGCGGTATGCTGCAGACATCCGGTTTTCACATCTCAGGCGAGCTGACTTATCCGATCAAACCGGTGATTCTGCAGGATGCGCACGGTGAAGTCCATTTTCACCTGATTCCTTATGCCGAGCCGGGGAAGGTGCGTCATCTGCTTGGTGATAACGACATTAAAACACACAATGACGCCATGCTGAAAATCACCGAAGCGATTAAAACGGGCTGGAATCCCAATGTCCGTCATGTGCTTGTCGGACACGCTTTCGTAACGCCGGGAGGCGAAGCGCGGGAGAACACAAGCGACTCGGAACGGCCGCTGTCGATCGGCGGGGCTGAGCATGTGAGCGCACAGC encodes:
- a CDS encoding TRAP transporter large permease, which produces MLLLIAIVLFALMLIGVPIAISLSLASICAIVLSAVPVPLTVVAQRFFTSVDSFALLAIPFFMLAGELMMTGSMAKRITNFAFACVGWSVGGLAQVSTLASMFFAGISGSGAADTAAIGKMMIPAMEKKGYDKAFAASTIATAGTIAVVIPPSIPMIVYGVTAGVSIGALFTAGIMPGILIGFSLMFLNYFISKKKGYDKEKSTFQFPEFRKTLKEGIWALLLPLIIIVGIRAGVFTPTESAAIAAAYALVVGMFVYKDLKLKHLPEIFQRAAVTTSMVIFIIAAANLFGWILTADQIPQKLADLIIRVTENPYMILLLINILLLIAGCFLNASAAITILTPLLLPLTNAVGIDPVFLGLVIVVNLSIGLITPPVGLDLFIVQGIANVEFGRLVRAIFPFILLLAVDLLIITYFPDLSMWLPYMLGD
- a CDS encoding TRAP transporter small permease translates to MMKKSLEALSRFVDTISKYGLAVALSLAFLATVYQVFSRYVLLSPFMTKFVSQSILSIFNFPWMEELVRYLFIWTVFLGITVVYKMKGHAQVEIVTNFLPLKWKRVSGIAVELFNSLFFLILMIKGIEMINITNGQLSPSLQINMAWVYISMICCAFFSLIHSILFLAEELTGGQTEKKDIFHASMP
- a CDS encoding TRAP transporter substrate-binding protein, whose amino-acid sequence is MKKTWNWIVIIALMITMAGCGKAISGPKQQEQGNGAQQQADSAKPSASTASSASSASSAPKSDSAQYVFKLGHLQTTDHPYQKGAEKFKQIVEEKSGGRIQIDIFPSSQLGNARDEIEGLQLGTIQFHVGSVAPVANFAPKLNVLSLPYLFRDKNHALKVLDGDIGKELSADLESKGIVNLAYWENGWRHMTNNVRPIKSAADVKGLKIRVLESPVYVSFVKALGATPTPIPFGELYSAMEQKVVDGQENPLAQITQNKFNEVQKYMTLTAHTYDAAVFLVSKSALDKLPADLQKIVKDAAVEAGNYERQLNAQLDEGFMKKLKSAGMVIEEKPDLDSFRKAVEPVYKEFEGKLGKDLIDKIRSME
- a CDS encoding UxaA family hydrolase, which encodes MHKFLIHKKGDHVGVATSGIEAGEKVIGVFMDDETTIEVVSNGAIPLGHKIAIENVEAKGSVIEYGLPIGYTPEGLQVGDYVHTHNIKTLRW
- a CDS encoding UxaA family hydrolase, with product MDKQLYGYRRENGKVGVRNHVIILPVDDISNAACEAVAKNIQGVMALPHAYGRLQYGQDLELHFRTMIGIGSNPNVAAVIVIGIEENWTNIIADGIAKTGKPVASFSIEGNGDLEIIRRASWKAKEFSQWASELQRVPVELKDLTISIKCGESDTTTGLASCPTVGLAVDRLIDAGATVFFGETSELTGGEHLIADRCVSPAVREKFMRAYDNYVAEIKSQGVDLLGSQPTQGNIAGGLSTIEEKALGNIEKTGTKPIVGALEPAEMPQSGPGLYFMDSSSAAAECVTLMAAGGAVVHFFPTGQGNVIGNPIEPVIKVSANPKTVTTMSEHVDVDCSGLLSREINLTQAGDMLMDYLCRVVNGRLTAAEALGHKEFSMTKLYRSA
- a CDS encoding Ldh family oxidoreductase produces the protein MTEKPYDSHELFLFALQIFTCLGMLEEDAAIAADSLVRADLEGNESHGISRLAIYAKRLREGRIAARPEIGFERFHSVLKVDGGNGLGQVVSYRAVEAAMSIARETGIAGVFVSNSNHFGTAAYFCQMACRAHMALIAMTNSPPGIPPWGGKKPYFGTNPIAFGFPAREEPHVIVDMSSSVVARGKIILADKLGESIPPGWAIDDEGVPTTDPAAALRGAVLPLGGAKGYALALAIEIMTGVLTNAAFGPHVNNLYKDQDPPANVGHHFIVLNIEKWMPMQEYYGRMEQFLQEVKAVSKARDVREIFYPGERRHHTYATRKQQGIFLSEEVRNELIRLGQECGVPLFAN
- a CDS encoding hydroxyacid dehydrogenase, translating into MKIIVTELNWPIGNQLLEQQGWNVVYDADLWKNRERLQQELQDADTVIVRNQTKVDAELLGWKHDLKVIGRLGVGLDNIDLKSAAERNISVVYGKNANATSVAEYVVSSLFTCSRLMVESSGDVKRGNWNRKKYTGTEIYGKTIGLIGVGEIGHRVALRAKALGLRVLGFDPFVAPYDFQIMETGIEMVKFEHLLAESDFISLHIPLTAQTRNLIDINALSRMKPTSYIINTARGGIVNEMDLHRALQEKKLAGAILDVLEKEPPESDHPLLDLDNCLITPHIAGLTEESQIRTSELVAREVIRELSGKISLCRV
- a CDS encoding FadR/GntR family transcriptional regulator is translated as MFKSINEEKKTLTKKVVDHVRELIITEQLKPGDKLPAERDLVDMMDVSRPTIREAFKILSAMGFIKIRPGHGVFVSDYNDRIDNLAAFLFVQSDTIHELFEVRKIIETETASWAAKRGTADFLEQIHAQTNEIYKKVVVDKEFESVEEKERFLSESDQAFHLSIAEAAGNEVLLRVMNNLIDLLRETRMRSMKVPGRVEQSLKEHIWIADALVARKPELARDRMFNHLSSVEMDLAKELEENH
- a CDS encoding exonuclease SbcCD subunit D gives rise to the protein MKLIHTADWHLGKLVQGVYMTEDQQYILEQMIEDIEKEKPDAVVIAGDLYDRAVPPTEAVQLLDRVLETIVLQLKVPVLAIAGNHDSPSRLNFGSGMLQTSGFHISGELTYPIKPVILQDAHGEVHFHLIPYAEPGKVRHLLGDNDIKTHNDAMLKITEAIKTGWNPNVRHVLVGHAFVTPGGEARENTSDSERPLSIGGAEHVSAQHFDGFAYTALGHLHQAHHVGNETVRYAGSPLKYSISEEFHQKGYLVVEIDQQGNAAIEKRQLAPRRDMRTVEGLMSDIERHPLNEDYVFVRLLDEAPVLSPMERVRSVYPNAMHVERKMAVAGLAGESAAVEGRAKMDDISLFKAFYKEVTETELSQETEKLFIETLQQIHREEGERDEAVEAYDDGVRAV